From Etheostoma cragini isolate CJK2018 chromosome 1, CSU_Ecrag_1.0, whole genome shotgun sequence, a single genomic window includes:
- the LOC117950468 gene encoding transmembrane protein 138-like: MLFNTYVFRVGLVAILLERFRALLILSALYLTFSIILHSWLMNLRWLNINRFIWTDGLQVLFVFQRVASVLYYYLYKRTSEYLGDPRLYEDSPWLRELFARVRQ; the protein is encoded by the exons ATGCTGTTTAACACCTACGTGTTCAGGGTCGGCCTGGTCGCCATATTGCTGGAGCGATTTAGAGCCCTGCTAATTCTCTCTGCTCTCTACTTGACCTTCAGTATCATACTCCATTCCTGGCTTATG AATCTACGTTGGCTAAATATCAACAGATTTATTTGGACAGATGGCCTTCAGGTGCTGTTTGTGTTCCAAAGAGTCG CTTCTGTGTTGTACTACTATTTGTACAAGAGGACCTCAGAGTATCTGGGTGACCCTCGCCTCTACGAGGATTCACCGTGGCTGCGAGAACTGTTCGCTCGGGTCAGACAGTGA